ACCGTGCGCGAGCTTGCTAACCGCTGGCTTATCACCGACCCTGATCTTGAGAGCGCGCTGTCGCAGGGGTTGCGCCAAGCGGTCGAGCAGATGATGGCGCGAGCTGCCGACTGGGAGCAGTTGGGCAGCGCCGGTTAAAGAGGACAGCCGGAAGTGGCCAAAAAAGCCCAGATTAACGCCGTACGCACAGTACGCGAAGTATCGGCCGGTGGCCTGATCTGGCGGCGCGACGAAATCGGTGGCGAACCCATGGTGGTATTGGTCCGACCCGCCGGGCGCAGCACCTGGGTGATACCTAAGGGAGGGCTAGAGCGCAACGAAAGTCGCGAACAGGCAGCGGTGCGCGAATGTCGGGAAGAAACCGGCTACGAGGTCGAAGTCGGACCGGTTTTGGGCCGGATTAACTATTTCTATACTCGCCGCGACGATCACAGCGGCCAGCCAGTGCGAGTGTTCAAGCG
This DNA window, taken from Candidatus Binataceae bacterium, encodes the following:
- a CDS encoding NUDIX domain-containing protein; protein product: MAKKAQINAVRTVREVSAGGLIWRRDEIGGEPMVVLVRPAGRSTWVIPKGGLERNESREQAAVRECREETGYEVEVGPVLGRINYFYTRRDDHSGQPVRVFKRVDFFLMKHRGGDASAHDHEIDEVRWFRIDEALQRSSYRNEREL